One genomic window of Bactrocera dorsalis isolate Fly_Bdor chromosome 4, ASM2337382v1, whole genome shotgun sequence includes the following:
- the LOC105227224 gene encoding uncharacterized protein LOC105227224 → MAGLSMVFNGLLVGASGFALASIQPTEHPYAFSACAFGLCHGLLGIIHAYKQGDESDSCNKIRQISDSVMEIVHLPLINIELYLASSETSALALGHGLFVIPLAFDLIAKLFTEEGDDSNTNTLKDLTILGNIMSLTFLAVNESNYVYVSMALTAFLTKYGAILLDSYWEGSLENTVLTGYSVFTFLANYAITGKPEWMKQ, encoded by the coding sequence ATGGCCGGGCTTTCCATGGTATTCAATGGCCTTTTGGTAGGTGCCTCAGGATTTGCTTTGGCCTCAATACAGCCGACCGAACATCCCTATGCCTTCTCCGCTTGCGCCTTTGGTCTCTGCCATGGCTTGCTGGGCATCATACATGCCTACAAGCAGGGCGACGAGAGTGATAGTTGCAATAAGATACGTCAGATATCTGACAGTGTTATGGAGATCGTGCATTTGCCACTTATCAATATTGAACTATATTTGGCATCATCGGAAACCAGCGCTTTGGCATTGGGCCATGGACTATTCGTTATACCACTCGCTTTTGATTTAATTGCGAAACTCTTTACAGAGGAAGGCGATGATAGCAACACAAATACGCTGAAAGATCTGACGATTTTGGGCAATATCATGTCGCTGACATTCTTGGCTGTCAATGAGAGCAACTACGTATATGTGAGCATGGCACTTACGGCCTTCTTGACCAAATATGGTGCCATACTGTTGGACAGCTACTGGGAGGGCTCACTCGAGAACACTGTACTTACCGGTTATTCAGTGTTTACATTCCTTGCCAATTATGCAATCACCGGTAAGCCAGAGTGGATGAAGCAATGA